The nucleotide window CTGTCGGTCGGTCGGTCAGCAAATTAACAGAGTTATCTTCGATTAAACCAATGATGTTTGGGTTAAGATACTATTGGTCAGTAAATTAAAGCAACGCAGGGAGTAGTACTTAAAACTTTATATGAACTGACGACAGGAATGCAAGAAATTGATACGGGCGTTGTCATTCACTTGTGAGATATTCCTAAAATAACTGACGTCGTTTGCAAATATTGGCATAACAGCAGTGTGATAACAGTGCAAGCGGTGGGAACGTGCAAGAGAAGACACATCCAGCACTGCGTGACAAAGCATAGTATACTGATGAACGCAATCGTAAGTGTAATCCGCTTGAAGGAGATTTACATGCAGAGAGGCAAACAGGCCACCAACACACAAGGGACAGAAAATTCCCATTCTCTCGTCAAAATTCTCGGTAAGACAGGGATTGATTACAGACGAATAGAAATACCGTGAATTGCTAATTTTAATGCACTATAACAAGAGCTGTGACGGCACGAGGATGGTGTTTGGCATGATCCCTCAAATGGGGACGATCTGCTTCCCGTGACTTGCAAATGAAGCGTGAAGCTGGTATTTGTTTTTCCCTTTATACGTCTGTATCGGCACCACCACCTCTGCTGTTGGAGAGCTTTTCCAATCAGTGCAACACCGAGGGAGCGATTCTAGCATGAAGAATGCAGCATGTCATCCTGTTAGCATTGTCGTAACTGCTGAAGTATATGCCCGAGCAGAAAGAGCAAATGCGGCAATATCTGGAACAACGTTCAGGACAAAGTTAATCCACATTTTAAGTCGAATAAGCAATTTGCTTACATACGGTCATAGTATTTGCAGATCTAATGCAGAATATTCAGAAATGACAGGCCAGAGAAAGCAGCTTACCAACAGAACCAAGAACAACCAATTTGAGTTCAAAATAGTCCAATTGGCACATGTGTTTGGTCCACTTTATCATGCTCGGCGACATCCATGTTATGGCAAAACCTCTGTGACATACAGTGAGCATGCACAATCAGAAGCTGGCCAGGAGTGCCGTTCGTGTTGCTTGCATCGTCTTGCTTCTTTGATAGATCCAAATAAACAGTCCCTTTATACATCCATTCATCCCGTACTTCAGAGTAAATATCTTCAAATGGTTCTCCGCATAATGCACATATGCTTTGGCTCTCATCAGCAGGAACCATCAGTTCAGAATCCTTTTCAGATGAACCAACTTCCTCCAGCGATATTGCCACCTCTGAGGAAGATTGCTGATATCTCATGTCTGAAAACCATTTTCTAGACCTTTGGTTAAAATTACTTGTTTCAGACTCCTTGGAGACATGCCAATCTAAATGCCATTGGAGCTGCTCTTGGAGTCTGAACCTTAGACCACATTTGTGGCATTGAAGCTTTAGGTCATCAAATAGGCTTCTGACAACTGAAGGATGAGATCCAcgaatgatttcagatttgaactCAGTGCCTAAATGCTCCTTCAATTCAGTTGCACTGGATTGTACTAGTGCAGCACTTGCAGTGGATACTGATGCAGCAGGCTGGTCTTCCAAAGGTGGAGCAACACCTGGAGTAGTCAAGCTTAAAGAAACTTGCTCAAAACTATTGTTAGTGCATTGATCTCGGACCTTATCAGGCAGCTGAGCTGCGGATGTAGTTGTCAACACGGTTGGTGGTGAGGCTATTAAACCTTTTGCAACTAATGAACTCAGAATACCAGAAAGTGGACTCAGGGTGGGCCCAGACGTCTTGGAGTTCTCTGAATTAACATCAACCGAGGATGAGGAAGGCGGAGGCCCAGGTGGTAGAGGAGGTATCACATCTCCTGAATGTGGTGGTTTTAAATCTGGTATGCTCCCAAGGGCAAAAGCAGGTGTAAATGTTAAGGGAGTACTTAAAGGAACAGCTGATGTGAAAACCTGGATAGGAGGAGGTCCAAATGGCAAAGGAGGTTGTACACTCATCTTCTGAAAGTTGCTGACTGAATTATTCGAAAATAGACCGCTCTTCATGATAGCAGCCAACAAACTACTTGTGCTAGGCTGACTTGAGGCTTCCACAACAGGATTATTTGCATGGCTCATGCTTCTGCCAGAGTCTTTTCCAGTCTGATGAATTCCAAGATCCATGGGCAGAGGTGGCAGTTTCTCAGTTTGATGGGAAGGTTGAGACTGGGTTTTGATCTTAAGGGAAGGTTGGGTCTGGGCTTCAGTTCGAGACAAAGGCTGAGTTTCTGCCTGTTGTTGGGATAGATTATGTCGTGATTGCTTTATCAAAGGAAGATGATTTAAGGATGCTGAAGTAGCAGAATCAAGTAAGCCTTCAAGCTGCCGAGAAGTATCTGATTGGGACTCTATTGAGCCTGATAAACTATCAAATGGCTGAGCACGATTCTTCACTGGAAAGATATCCAGGGACCCTACCGGCTGTAAAGGCTTCCGACCCACTTGAGATAATGAATTAAACAACAGATGATTTTGATCCGTTATGTTGTGTGGCTTTAGATGTTGAATGGGTTCTGGAGGAGGTAAATGAGAAGACAGCGATAGAGGAGGCTGTGAAAGATGCTGCCTTTGCTGTTCAGAAGTTGCACCTGGCACTGGGGTATTAGCATGAGGGCTCAATCTTGAAGATAGCACAGAAGATTGCAGCCCAGGCAGAGGCAAAGATGAATTATCATGTGTAGATAAACCACCACCAGAAGGGATTAATTGTTGACCAACTCTTGAGCTTTTGTCATTTATTCCAACCTCTGATGCTGGTACATCACGGCGAGACCAGAAGGATGAGGAATTTTCTGATGAAGCCCTTTGTTGTAATAGTGAATTTGAAGAGGTCTTTAACACCGAATCAGTCTCATGCTTGGCACGAGATGGCAAAATGTGCTCACCAAGGTCCTGCATAATATGAATATCATTAGCCTATACATTTCAATGGTGTAAGCATTTATTTGACAAGCTTGAAGTTGAATCTATCTGACAAATACAAGTATTTCAATAAAAGTGAACATATCACCATTAGCAAGAACATAAATAAGTTCCAACTAAGATTTCTTACCTGATAACACACTGAACATTCAATTTGGAACAGCTCAGAATTACAAAGGATCCATATTCTAAAAGAAACATTCAAGTTGCAGACCATAACATCAACAAAACTACATGCGGTATCTAATATAAGATATAAATAGTGCATAAACTTCTAGCATCCTGCCAAGCTGAAAGGAACTGTTTCACTTTGCAAAGAAGAATATGCAAGCATGCACTAATAAGTTCAAGCACCAAGGGAAAATATTGAAGTCATTAAAACAATGAATACCTTAAAAAGTGGAATTCTGCTTTCGGTTTTAGACATCTCCACTAAGTGAGAGAAGGCATCAACTGTGTTCAAGTTAGTTTTTGCATGTTCAGTCTCCAGAGGGATCCACTTTCCTCTTTGCAGGCTAGCGGACTTGTCAGCATTGCTACTAGTCCTTCCACCTTTGATTGAGTTGTTGGTACCTCCATAATCTGTTGGTCGGGTTTTTATGGCATCCCACATATATTCTTCCTCCTCAGAGTTCTTCCAACTTCTAGATGATTCCAATTTCATTCTATCTGTGTCACAAACTGAAGTTTGCTGGCTATTAGCTCGCATAGGTCCAGATTTCCCATAGGTTCCATAAGAATGATTGACATCAAAACCATTCCTTTCGCTTAATTGTGCCTGAGTAGCAGTAATACCAACGCCATAATATGGTTTGCCATGCCCATCTTGGTCTTTGAGCCTCTCGCTGACCCTTAGAATGCCAAGGTCTGCCTCTCGTGAAATATCAGAAGAATATTCATGATCTCTAGCATCTTTAAGTCCTTTTTTCTCATTAATCACATTGTTTACTGTTACCCGTTGTGAATGTTGCATATTCTGCAAAATAGAACTTAAATTAGCATAAAAGATATAGATCTTTAACTAGAAGACAAAGTTACTTCTAGAATGTGAAAGCTTTACGAGCATCTTTATGAGAAACAACATACAGGCATCTTAGTCGGCAGATTTGTCCTTTGCCTTGATTTTCCTGCCATAACAATTTTGTCAGAACTCTCTGCATCATCAAAAGTACTAACCACACCACTGACCTCATCATTGCTTATGTCCTTGGCCTTCACCAAACAAAACGGATATCAACATAACAAAAAATATGTGAAGGTACTAAGAACTGAGTAATAAAAAGTTTCAGATTGTAGATAGACAAAAAATTCTTCAAGAAAATACAATAAATATATAATGGAGAAGAATTCTTTTAGTGCTCGTTCATCTATTTAGGACAAGAGTAAACAACATGATAAATATCTTCACATGCCATAAGTTACATGATAACCGTAGCACACATATGCATACATGTTTACTTATGTTGACCAAGTCCATTAAACCTGTAATGGTAGAGACATCACATTTTAAAGGAGAACAAGACAACACAACCCCcaattctttctctctccctcATTTTCCCCCTCATCGCCTCCATCATGCAACATGCAACATGCAACAttagcatcattccaaattacacAATCTTCAAAACATCTAAAATCTGATGTGCAAGCCTCATGCAATGGGACACCATTAGGAATAAACAGTACTAAAAACCTCAAACTATAAGTTGATGGTTACAGATATAAGAGTGCAGGATACAGGAATCTATTTGTAATCAAAATAATCAGGAATTATAAGCCATTTGCCTAACATTTTGCAACCATGAGGTTACGGTATTTCATGTGCTATATCTGAATTATTGAGTGAAAAGTGTTTCATTTTTCACTAACAAAATGTTCACGAACAGAAAAAGCTATTATGTGGCCTAAGTCCAAGAAGTAAACAAAATCCCGTCTTTATTATAAAAACGTGTGAATACTAAGCTTATACAAAATGCGTGATCCTATGATGGACATATAGCAAGTAAAGAAAAAGCATGGGACTTTAAGATAGCATTTGGTGTCCTATAATAATGTAACTCAATAACTTTTTCTAGAAAAACTCTGAAAatgacaaaaaagaaagaaagaggacaTATATATCACAAAATTGATACTGCAGACTTAGCCTTTGTTAAATCAAACTACAAAAGCAAGAAACTGAAATGAAATCTGGAGGTTAACAAATCATCCTGTTGTGTGGTCAAACAAAAGGCCAACTATGAAACATCAAAACGGTACGGGCAAGAGGAAGGGGGGGTGTGTGGGGGGGGATCGGGGTAGCATCAACGTCAAAAACCAAAACAAAAGgaaatggaaagaaaaaaaaagcaaaacaaCAATACGAACCGCCAATGGCATCTATATGCATCAGTTTCCAGAACATCACAAGAAATTAAAAACAAATTCCTAAGAAAAAGTGaacaaggagaaaacaaggaaaaGAAAGGGACAAAGAAGTTGTGAGaccaaagggaaaaaaaaaagaggtagtGCCAACTCCACCGATTGACACTGACCTGGCCAGTCAACAAGTCATGCAATAACTTGAAAAACCAGGACCAAGTTGGGTTCTATCTTTATACCTATGTCATATATTTTGGTTTTTTGACTTATTTGGCCCAAAACCATGTGGCTCAGCCAAGTCACCAAGCTATTCATCAAGTTTTCCAACCTTGCTTAACAGGTCTACCAGGTTAATTAAGAACTGAAAAAAAAATCCCAGTAGACTAATTTTCCTGTATTTGCTTGGAGAAGGGGACGCTAAGATAAGAGAAAGGACGAGCAAATTCCCAGATCAAAGATCATACCATGTTCAAAAGTAAAGAAAAATCTATTT belongs to Musa acuminata AAA Group cultivar baxijiao chromosome BXJ1-11, Cavendish_Baxijiao_AAA, whole genome shotgun sequence and includes:
- the LOC103972461 gene encoding polyadenylation and cleavage factor homolog 4 produces the protein MEMESSRRSAMDRSREPGSKRPRLVAEDAVVRDRVAFDRDRLIPPARAGNQPLVSRLPRARERQERDDAAAPVGSHQELVAQYRTALAELTFNSKPIITNLTIIAGESLHAAKEIAAVICANVLEVATEQKLPSLYLLDSIVKNIGRDYIRYFASRLPEVFCKAYKQVDSSIRPSMRHLFGTWRGVFPHASLQLIEKELGFPPVINVSSGSVSSKLDSQPQRPAHSIHVNPKYLEARQKLHSSRAKDISNDEVSGVVSTFDDAESSDKIVMAGKSRQRTNLPTKMPNMQHSQRVTVNNVINEKKGLKDARDHEYSSDISREADLGILRVSERLKDQDGHGKPYYGVGITATQAQLSERNGFDVNHSYGTYGKSGPMRANSQQTSVCDTDRMKLESSRSWKNSEEEEYMWDAIKTRPTDYGGTNNSIKGGRTSSNADKSASLQRGKWIPLETEHAKTNLNTVDAFSHLVEMSKTESRIPLFKDLGEHILPSRAKHETDSVLKTSSNSLLQQRASSENSSSFWSRRDVPASEVGINDKSSRVGQQLIPSGGGLSTHDNSSLPLPGLQSSVLSSRLSPHANTPVPGATSEQQRQHLSQPPLSLSSHLPPPEPIQHLKPHNITDQNHLLFNSLSQVGRKPLQPVGSLDIFPVKNRAQPFDSLSGSIESQSDTSRQLEGLLDSATSASLNHLPLIKQSRHNLSQQQAETQPLSRTEAQTQPSLKIKTQSQPSHQTEKLPPLPMDLGIHQTGKDSGRSMSHANNPVVEASSQPSTSSLLAAIMKSGLFSNNSVSNFQKMSVQPPLPFGPPPIQVFTSAVPLSTPLTFTPAFALGSIPDLKPPHSGDVIPPLPPGPPPSSSSVDVNSENSKTSGPTLSPLSGILSSLVAKGLIASPPTVLTTTSAAQLPDKVRDQCTNNSFEQVSLSLTTPGVAPPLEDQPAASVSTASAALVQSSATELKEHLGTEFKSEIIRGSHPSVVRSLFDDLKLQCHKCGLRFRLQEQLQWHLDWHVSKESETSNFNQRSRKWFSDMRYQQSSSEVAISLEEVGSSEKDSELMVPADESQSICALCGEPFEDIYSEVRDEWMYKGTVYLDLSKKQDDASNTNGTPGQLLIVHAHCMSQRFCHNMDVAEHDKVDQTHVPIGLF